From Antennarius striatus isolate MH-2024 chromosome 9, ASM4005453v1, whole genome shotgun sequence, one genomic window encodes:
- the hapln2 gene encoding hyaluronan and proteoglycan link protein 2 isoform X2, whose product MTTHLIFSAGRPTPSFIMNVVILMLTSSCFTWSMYTPNRAATKELQYLFEPPVYAEIVGRRGGNVTLPCILRIKPSHYRVKWTKLDLEHVGPENIIIVSNAHACKRYGRLGPRASLRKAHTMDASLRLSRLELEDGGTYRCELVNGIEDESVDINLRIEGVVFPYQSKNGRYSFTFHEAKEACAEQDGALASMSQLYRAWTEGLDWCNAGWLQDGTVHYPIMNPRPACGGDQLPGIRSYGPKDKDHDHFDVFCFTSQTPGAVSFVPGSFSFDQAGHACERQGAALALVGQLYAAWYFLNYDQCDAGWLSDGSVRFPISNPRERCGSVPEAGVRFFGFQDDTTHLYGAYCYKEPKRHTRD is encoded by the exons ATgaccacacatctcatcttctcAG CTGGAAGACCGACCCCCTCCTTCATTATGAACGTCGTGATTCTTATGTTGACGTCGAGCTGCTTCACCTGGTCCATGTACACCCCCAACAGAGCAG CAACCAAGGAGCTCCAGTACCTCTTCGAGCCCCCCGTCTACGCTGAGATCGTTGGACGTAGGGGGGGAAACGTCACCTTGCCGTGTATCCTCAGAATCAAGCCGAGTCATTACAGAGTGAAATGGACGAAACTGGACCTGGAGCATGTAGGGCCAGAAAACATCATCATCGTATCAAACGCTCATGCGTGCAAGAGATACGGCCGACTGGGACCGCGGGCTTCTCTTCGGAAGGCTCACACCATGGACGCCTCCCTTCGGCTCAGCCGGCTCGAGCTGGAAGACGGCGGCACGTATCGCTGTGAGCTGGTCAACGGCATTGAAGACGAGAGTGTCGACATTAACCTGAGGATTGAAG GTGTGGTTTTCCCGTACCAGAGTAAAAATGGCCGCTACAGCTTCACCTTCCATGAGGCTAAGGAGGCTTGTGCTGAGCAGGATGGCGCACTAGCCTCAATGTCCCAGCTATACAGAG CCTGGACCGAGGGTCTGGACTGGTGTAATGCAGGTTGGCTCCAGGATGGGACCGTCCACTACCCCATCATGAACCCTCGTCCCGCCTGTGGAGGAGATCAGCTTCCTGGAATTCGCAGTTACGGACCCAAAGACAAGGACCATGACCATTTCGATGTGTTCTGCTTCACATCCCAGACCCCCG GCGCCGTCTCCTTCGTCCCGGGGTCGTTCTCCTTCGATCAGGCCGGACACGCTTGTGAACGCCAGGGAGCGGCGCTGGCATTGGTCGGACAGCTTTACGCCGCCTGGTACTTCCTGAACTACGACCAGTGTGATGCCGGCTGGCTGAGCGACGGCAGCGTGCGTTTCCCCATCAGCAACCCCAGGGAGCGCTGTGGGAGCGTCCCTGAAGCAGGGGTGCGCTTCTTTGGATTCCAGGATGACACAACACATCTTTACGGCGCCTACTGCTATAAGGAGCCCAAAAGACATACAAGAGATTGA
- the rhbg gene encoding ammonium transporter Rh type B — protein MTDTSTNMRTKLPITCFILEIILIILFGTLVQYDYETDARAWHNKTHFDFENDFYYRYPSFQDVHVMIFIGFGFLMTFLQRYGFSSVGFNFLIAAFSLQWATLMQGFFHGMHGGKIHVGVESMINADFCTGSVLISFGAVLGKTSPIQLLVMAMFEVTLFAINEFILLSLLGARDAGGSMTIHTFGAYFGLMVTRILYRPNLDKSKHRNCSVYHSDLFAMIGTLYLWMFWPSFNSAITAHGDDQHRTALNTYYSLAACTMSTYAMSALTAHDGKLDMVHIQNAALAGGVAAGTAGEMMLTPYGSMIVGFLAGIISVLGFKYLTPFLEEKLKIQDTCGIHNLHGMPGVLGAIVGAVTASLATVEVYGGGLRDVFPDVASNKIDASYQGSMQAVSLAVTLGVALLGGLIVGLILKLPVFGTPPDAACFEDSVYWEVPGEDLNHDGQLTVVRIDETEKLNSPMAQ, from the exons ATGACAGACACATCCACCAACATGCGGACGAAGCTCCCGATCACCTGCTTCATCCTGGagatcatcctcatcatcctcttcgGCACGTTGGTGCAGTACGACTACGAGACGGATGCAAGGGCGTGGCATAACAAGACCCACTTCGACTTCGAGAACGACTTCTACTACCGTTATCCAA GTTTCCAGGATGTGCACGTGATGATCTTCATCGGTTTCGGTTTCCTCATGACCTTCCTGCAGCGTTACGGCTTCAGTAGCGTGGGCTTCAACTTCCTCATCGCAGCCTTCTCGCTGCAGTGGGCCACGCTCATGCAGGGCTTCTTCCACGGAATGCATGGCGGCAAGATCCACGTCGGGGTGGAGAG TATGATCAACGCTGATTTCTGCACCGGCTCGGTGCTCATCTCATTTGGAGCCGTTCTGGGTAAAACCAGTCCCATCCAGCTGCTGGTCATGGCGATGTTCGAGGTCACGCTGTTCGCCATCAACGAGTTCATCCTGCTGAGTCTTCTGGGG GCCCGGGATGCTGGCGGCTCCATGACCATCCACACGTTCGGGGCCTACTTTGGCCTCATGGTGACCCGAATTCTGTACCGGCCCAACCTGGACAAGAGCAAACACAGGAACTGCTCCGTGTATCACTCCGACCTGTTCGCTATGATTG GTACCCTCTACCTGTGGATGTTCTGGCCCAGCTTCAACTCGGCCATCACGGCCCACGGAGACGACCAGCACCGCACCGCCCTCAACACCTACTACTCCCTGGCAGCCTGCACCATGTCCACCTACGCCATGTCGGCCCTGACGGCGCACGACGGCAAGCTGGACATG GTCCACATCCAAAACGCCGCCCTGGCCGGGGGAGTTGCCGCGGGGACGGCCGGGGAAATGATGCTGACGCCGTACGGCTCCATGATCGTCGGCTTCCTGGCTGGAATCATTTCTGTCCTGGGCTTCAAGTATCTCACC CCTTTCTTGGAGGAAAAACTGAAGATCCAGGACACCTGCGGGATTCACAACCTGCACGGCATGCCCGGCGTCCTGGGCGCCATCGTTGGCGCGGTGACCGCTTCCCTGGCGACGGTGGAAGTCTACGGAGGAGG GCTGAGAGACGTCTTCCCTGATGTGGCCAGCAACAAAATCGACGCGTCCTATCAGGGCAGCATGCAGGCCGTCTCCCTCGCCGTCACCCTGGGTGTCGCCCTGCTGGGCGGGCTCATAGTCG GTTTGATCCTCAAGCTGCCCGTCTTCGGCACGCCTCCGGACGCCGCCTGCTTTGAGGACAGCGTCTACTGGGAG gTTCCCGGAGAAGATCTGAACCACGACGGGCAGCTGACCGTGGTGAGGATCGACGAGACTGAGAAGCTGAACAGTCCGATGGCACAGTGA
- the hapln2 gene encoding hyaluronan and proteoglycan link protein 2 isoform X1, with translation MTTHLIFSAAGRPTPSFIMNVVILMLTSSCFTWSMYTPNRAATKELQYLFEPPVYAEIVGRRGGNVTLPCILRIKPSHYRVKWTKLDLEHVGPENIIIVSNAHACKRYGRLGPRASLRKAHTMDASLRLSRLELEDGGTYRCELVNGIEDESVDINLRIEGVVFPYQSKNGRYSFTFHEAKEACAEQDGALASMSQLYRAWTEGLDWCNAGWLQDGTVHYPIMNPRPACGGDQLPGIRSYGPKDKDHDHFDVFCFTSQTPGAVSFVPGSFSFDQAGHACERQGAALALVGQLYAAWYFLNYDQCDAGWLSDGSVRFPISNPRERCGSVPEAGVRFFGFQDDTTHLYGAYCYKEPKRHTRD, from the exons ATgaccacacatctcatcttctcAG CAGCTGGAAGACCGACCCCCTCCTTCATTATGAACGTCGTGATTCTTATGTTGACGTCGAGCTGCTTCACCTGGTCCATGTACACCCCCAACAGAGCAG CAACCAAGGAGCTCCAGTACCTCTTCGAGCCCCCCGTCTACGCTGAGATCGTTGGACGTAGGGGGGGAAACGTCACCTTGCCGTGTATCCTCAGAATCAAGCCGAGTCATTACAGAGTGAAATGGACGAAACTGGACCTGGAGCATGTAGGGCCAGAAAACATCATCATCGTATCAAACGCTCATGCGTGCAAGAGATACGGCCGACTGGGACCGCGGGCTTCTCTTCGGAAGGCTCACACCATGGACGCCTCCCTTCGGCTCAGCCGGCTCGAGCTGGAAGACGGCGGCACGTATCGCTGTGAGCTGGTCAACGGCATTGAAGACGAGAGTGTCGACATTAACCTGAGGATTGAAG GTGTGGTTTTCCCGTACCAGAGTAAAAATGGCCGCTACAGCTTCACCTTCCATGAGGCTAAGGAGGCTTGTGCTGAGCAGGATGGCGCACTAGCCTCAATGTCCCAGCTATACAGAG CCTGGACCGAGGGTCTGGACTGGTGTAATGCAGGTTGGCTCCAGGATGGGACCGTCCACTACCCCATCATGAACCCTCGTCCCGCCTGTGGAGGAGATCAGCTTCCTGGAATTCGCAGTTACGGACCCAAAGACAAGGACCATGACCATTTCGATGTGTTCTGCTTCACATCCCAGACCCCCG GCGCCGTCTCCTTCGTCCCGGGGTCGTTCTCCTTCGATCAGGCCGGACACGCTTGTGAACGCCAGGGAGCGGCGCTGGCATTGGTCGGACAGCTTTACGCCGCCTGGTACTTCCTGAACTACGACCAGTGTGATGCCGGCTGGCTGAGCGACGGCAGCGTGCGTTTCCCCATCAGCAACCCCAGGGAGCGCTGTGGGAGCGTCCCTGAAGCAGGGGTGCGCTTCTTTGGATTCCAGGATGACACAACACATCTTTACGGCGCCTACTGCTATAAGGAGCCCAAAAGACATACAAGAGATTGA